Below is a window of Ahaetulla prasina isolate Xishuangbanna chromosome 1, ASM2864084v1, whole genome shotgun sequence DNA.
gagtctcaacatcttttttacatcgtggcgaccaaaactggatgcaatattccaagtgtggccttaccaaggcattataaagtggtactaacacttcacgtgaccttgattctatccctctgtttatgcagcccagaactgtgttggcttttttaacagctgctgcacactgctggctcatatctaaatggattTCTGACCTTTCCAGCCAACGTccgacaagcaagtcaatggagaaggccacattcgcttaatgaccatctgATTTACcatctgcagtgatttgcttaacaacgctggcattaaaaagtaataaagtcAGGCacaatgggagttgaagtccaccttcaagttgccaagattgagaaacagagCTGCGGAGTATAACAAAATGACATTTTTTCCACCTACTTTTGTCTCTCTCTGCCTACTACTAGCTTTGACTCTATCCAGGACCAGTGTGACTCCACCATCTCCAGGCCTTTGTTTATTATGGCCGAGGGGCatatggtcaaaaaagtcaaaatggcggcCATGGCAGTACAATGGAAGTTGTACCCcattaaaaaaaaggcagagcTTCTTCACAACATCTTGACTGTTTTGACCAAGGCAGACATGCctgattgtgatttttttttcctgacagcaCAAGACAGCATGTACAAAGTAGCTCTAGCCACTTTATTTTTCTGGCCCTGACAAGGCTGTGTTTTGGTTGGGCTGGAGAGAATTAGGCATTTCCTCAAACACTAGCCAAGGATCCTCTGCAGTCAAGTGGGATCCTGCGTAAGTTCTCCCACCGCAGGCAAATCATTTAACACAGGAGTGGGCAATTATGGCCCCTTTACGAccaatggacttcaattcccagaattccataacaggaattctgggagttgaagtccacaggtcataaaggggccatggttGCCCACCcctgtggctaagacgctgagcttgtcgatcaaaagatcgttcagcggttccaatccctaatgccgcgtaacggggtgagctcctgttacctgtcccagcttctgccaacctagcagttcgaaagcacgtaaaaaatgcaagtagaaaaatagggaccacatttggtgggaacgtaacaacgttctgtgcgtctttggcgttgagtcatgccggccacatgaccacggagacgtcttcggacagcgctggctcttcggctttgaaacggagatgagcaccgtcccctagagtcaggaacgactagcacatatgtgcgagaggaacatttacctttatcttactgATGTGCTGGTACTTTCACTTCAGCTTATGAAAGAGCTTCAGTCAGAGCCACAAGTTATGGCATAATGAATTAGTGTTAGATACCCAGAAGCTTGTCATGTGCCAAGATTCAGCAACCTAGGTCAGAGAAACCAGCAACCAGGCTGCCAGCAGAAACCAATAATGTTAACCACACATAAGAATTAGCAAAGATGCTTGCTAGAAAATGCTGTGGGCATAGACCACGTATAGGTTTGATGAAGGGACGTGGTCAGGAACTGTTTCTAGATCTTGATTTAGACTTGTCTGCAACTGCGCATAGGCGTTGACGCATATCTATGCTTGATGGGTAAGTTTAGGTTGCAGATGGTTGCACAGAGGCCAACATGCACACCTCCCAAGCCACAACTACATGTTGTGTGGAGATGTGCATCCTGCATGCTGATTGGTTCTTCGAATTTTTCTTGGGAGGCGGGCAGAAGTCAAGGCACATTCAAATGACAAAATGGAGGATCTGGAGGTGATGATAAATCAATGCAGTAACTACGCAACAGCGTATATACTTTCCCAAGTATGCAGTATGCAGTAATGCTCCAGAAATCTGTTCTAGGCTTAAGAAATGTTGCAAGTCAGCCCACTATTTGGAATAAAGGAAGGTAAATTGACCCTTAGTTTAAGCTGTGGGCAAAGGAAGACAACCTCAAGCAGAAAAGAGGGATGGGTGATTTCTGAGCTGCAGAACAACAATATTGATGGATTTCCACACAGAGCaagcttcctttttttaatttaagtgaGTCATTGGCAAGGAAACTGCCCCAAATGAAAATCGATGCAAACAGAAAGAGATCCTTTTGATGATTGCATTTATTTGCTGTCAACTCCCTTCACATCTGGAAAGTCCTTTTCTCTTCTTATTTCATCTCTTTGGAAAACAATGAGGGGGAGAAGATTGATTTTCCTGGCCAATCTTTGCAGTCTTTTGTTTTTCTCAGCAAACTGAGTCTGTTTATATTTCTTTTAACAGATGCAGGGCAGGCCCACAATATCCTCCTGGCAACAGCATTTCCTTCCAGCTGGGGCTGGtcagagttgtgtttttttttagtcTTTTTAAAACGGGACTGGCCTTTTAATGTCCACCTGGAGGCGTTGCTAAATTATAGGTTTAGCTGAAAAAGTCTCCAGAGGGTGTCTGTGCCAGGCTAGGAATAAACGGTTGTGGCCTCCATTTTAGGACCTCTTTGCTCTCTCTCACCTACAGTACTGTTTTAAAAATAGGTTTCCGAACCAAGGGATATGCGCATCTTTGCAAAAAGGATTCTTTGCAAGGTTCTTTGGGACAATTCAAAGAATGCAACTAGTATACTACAGATATTATCTAGTCCAGTGTTTTTCACACCTGGCAATGTTAAgatccgtggacttcaactcccagaattccccaaccaacataGAATTCTGGGAAACCAAagcacacatcttaaatttgccaggtttgaaaaacaAGTTCAAACAAGTCCAACTGATCTGCAATGCAAGAGATATTTAAGCACTCTTCATTGGTGGCCAGCCAGTCCCTATTGAGATACCTCCTGGAAGGAGCGTTTATTTATACTATATTTGGGATACCAATTACTGTACAtggtggcaagaagatattgaaaaatctcactCTTGCTGCTATCTTCTGTATCTGGAGTTGTCAGCCTTATAGGATTATGATTTCCTAAGGCctgttccagaggtgaaatgctcccggatcagaccagatcgcctgatccggtagtgatggcgacaggtggttcagagaaccggtagcaaaaaaccctgccccctgcccgccccagctgagccgcacaataatcagaggtttatttttttacttttaaaagcattttttcttccgctgaaaaaaagcttttaaaagttaaaaaaaagcctctggtgatcgtgcggctcagctgggatagtctgaaccttttaaaaggctcctctggcaatcccagctgagttgcctgatcaccagaaccttttaaaagcatgttttctacaagttcttcacccaaagaggttgtagaaaaaatgcttttaaaagtaaaaaaaaaaaaagttggccacacccacccagtcacattacccaccaccaccaccaagccacgcccgcagaaccggtagtaatgaattttacatttcacccctgccctgttcCAAAATAGATGGAGAATCTCCAGCTTATTTCATTTTGGGGCCAGTTAATGCTTTTCTATATATTAACAGTACTTTCTTAAAATGGGAATCACAGCCTTGGAAAGGGGGTTAATCCAAAGGATTAGGGCATTAAattaaggaggaaaatttaattggGAGCGCAGAGTTCCCaatttagcaattttaagataggtagacttcaacttccatgctggctggggaattctgggagttaaagtccacctatcttaaaatgACTAAGGTTgggagcagaggtgggcttcacataatttaacaactggttcgcctagTGCAAAATTGAAaatgtaacaaccagttcacctaaATCGAAGCATGCTCACTGAGCTTCAAACACATGGCAATTTCCTGCGTGCAGCTTCCAGCACACCTTCTCGGGCAACCGCGGTGAGTGCCGGAGTGGGTGGGCAGGTCCAGCGGGTGGTCAGAACTACCGGTCCATCCGAATCagtctgaactggcagcagcccacctctggttgagAGACTGATGTAGTATAGAAATCAAGGCTGTCAAAATAAGATGGCAGCTACAGTGGCACAATAGAAGCCTATAAAAATATGGCATAACTTCGGTTGTACCATTGTGGCATTATCTTGACTTTAAAGGACCACTAGCAGAACAACAAATTACAGGCCATTAAAAGGGGACCATCCCACTCAGTGGCAGGAACCTTTCAGAGCCAGGCTGGCCTGggcaacttttaacttttaaagcctcTAACTATAAACAAACAAGCTGTACATATAAACAAAACAAGGCCACAAAAAGAATGAGATCTGTGTTTTTGAATTCAAGAAATAATCTTAcatttgaaatgtatttattatatacTTTTTATCCCACCCTtatttctttataagtaactcaaggcaatgaactcTTCCGTTatgtttcccacaacaacaaccctttgaggtagtttgggctgagagagtgggcTGTTTTTGAGTTTGGGATCCAGAGCAGTTGGCTCTTTAATTCATCCATCCAGCATCCCAATTGGCTTGTTCAATGGGAACCCACAGAACTCTGGGTGGGCATTAAATTCAAGAGGCACAAACTAAAAGTCCCATCTTTAGTATGTTATAGTAATGATCACTAAACCAAatgaactattttatttttggagatcTGTCAGCAACTATTTAGGCACGATAAGTAAAACAAAACCTTCCTATACAGTGGCAGTGTATCATAGTTTTCTAAGACACTGGCAAGACACATACAATGGgtacagatcagtggtgaaatccaaattttttttactaccggttctgtgggcgtggcttggtgggtgtggtgtggcttggtgggtatggtgtggcttgttgggcgtggcttggggaaggatactgcaaaatctctattcccaccccactccagggtcaaggagactgcaaaatccccattcccttcccactcctgggggaaggatattacaaaatctccattcccaccccactctggagccagccagaggtggtatttggcagttctctgaactgctcaaaatttccggctaccggttctccagaacctgtcagaatctgctggatttaacCCGTGGTACAGATGGCATGGGAAAATTGCTCCaatatgagtctgaaagcttgcaAGAATAAACCTCTGGTCTTGGTAACCAAGTCACATTGGATCTTgcagaaaatttattttttttaaacttatttattaaatttgccgCCCATCTCAAGGCAACTATTGAATTGCTATTCCCAACCCCATTGGAAGGTTGCTGGATCAAACCTGCCTTCCCTAATTGGATGTCCCCTGCTTCTTTGGTATTGCAATTtctagaattcccagaattcccagcacagtggatggctgaggaattctgggagttgaagtctacacaccttaaagtggtcaaggttgagaGAGACTGCTTTAAACTGATGAAGCAGGGCTCCATATTTCTAGGGCTTTAGCTACCATGAAAGTAATCAGCATTCCAGCATGTCACCTGCCCCCAAAGATCATTCCCCACTGCCCCCACATATACATACCATGTTATCCAAACAGCCCATCAAGGTGGCATTAAGTCTCTTCTTGCCCTCTTTGGCTTGGTTCAGTTGCTTCTGCAGGTCTTTCTCCTTCTGTGCCAATTTCTCCAGTTGTTTTTCTCGCCTGGTTCTTTCCTGCTCCAGCTCGGCCACCCGCGATGTCAGGGCTGCTGTCTCGTTCGATGCCCGGTCCTGACACCCTCTCAGTTGGCGGGCCGCTTCGGATTGCCTGACCATCACAGCTACCGAGATGGTCACTGCAGCCACCAGGAGTAGCAACAGGGCACACAAACCCAGCACTTTTAGCGTGGCTCGTGTGGCCGAGGGCTCCATGGCTCACTCAGGTGAGGTTTCTTGCAACCGCTCTCCAGTTGACGTACTGTGAGCTCTGCCTGCTTTTCATTTGCTAAAATTGCTCTGCGTGGGCCTCCCCAAAGCAAGAGAAACCCTTCATCTGTGGCTTACCGCAAACCACAATAAAAAGACCACAATAGTGTTCGCTGCAATATGTTCGGCTAGGAGCAGACTAGCATGTCAGAAAGAGCATCTTGAGAGAAGAGTCCAGAGAAACTCAAATGTAACCTCTTCTTTGTTAAGTGATAACCCAcactttttctgcctttttttatcCCAAGCGCAGAGTAcaatttctttgttttgctttggccAATTTTAGACTGTAAACCTAGGAGTCATGCTTTTGAACTCGTGTACCACCCCCTAATGTTGCCAAGCTCTTTCCTAACTGGCAAAAGTGACGGTAAACATCCTtttgacagccagtttggtacagtggttaaagcacttgcctagaaaccaggagatttgaTTGAGAATTCTAGTCTGACCTtatacatgaaagctggctgggtgactttgggccaatttccaggagactgtgagttctagccccatcAGGCATGGAAGCAAGGTCTTGGCAACTGGGCTCATATTTGTGATGCTTGCGGTatcccttgcttgtcagaaggtcacaaaatgcaaTGACAGGACCTCAGGactctgcaacggtcataaatatgaaccagtttccaagcatctgaattttgattgtattatgaccatggggatactgcaatggccaTTAATGTGAAaagcaatcataagtcacttttttcaatgccttgtat
It encodes the following:
- the LOC131188040 gene encoding uncharacterized protein LOC131188040; amino-acid sequence: MEPSATRATLKVLGLCALLLLLVAAVTISVAVMVRQSEAARQLRGCQDRASNETAALTSRVAELEQERTRREKQLEKLAQKEKDLQKQLNQAKEGKKRLNATLMGCLDNMIHLNANLSALHSEMSTLQAEGMKMDSQNGALLVEMTKLEEKLEEAVGARDVVEAEKGHCEAREKALQESMHSYLAEIASLQHRLQARSSSARRRCPPFWKG